In a single window of the Thunnus thynnus chromosome 9, fThuThy2.1, whole genome shotgun sequence genome:
- the insb gene encoding preproinsulin b, producing MARVPWSVSMLLLLVLCSPGVASAPAQHLCGSHLVDALYFVCGERGFFYSPNRPHKRDLEHLLGFLSKRARQEQRLWRALSGRDEPKVKRGIVEQCCHKPCSIYHLEGYCD from the exons ATGGCCCGGGTACCATGGTCGGTGTCCATGCTGTTACTGCTGGTGCTCTGCTCTCCAGGGGTTGCCTCTGCCCCCGCCCAGCACCTGTGTGGCTCCCACCTAGTGGACGCCTTGTACTTCGTGTGCGGAGAGCGTGGCTTTTTCTACAGCCCGAACCGACCCCACAAGCGGGATCTGGAGCACCTGCTCG GGTTCCTGTCTAAAAGGGCGAGACAGGAGCAGAGGCTGTGGAGGGCTCTTTCTGGCCGTGATGAGCCCAAGGTGAAGAGAGGCATCGTGGAGCAGTGCTGCCATAAACCATGCAGCATTTACCACCTGGAGGGCTACTGCGACTGA
- the hmmr gene encoding hyaluronan mediated motility receptor, translated as MSFSRAPLKRFNENVGCAPPPGLYEIKPGELKGAASFDKSDRFKPVKAAAAAPMPPPSPSKTAPMSPFRRTMSVDGLVEGSSAKKEKNGMTIEAKQQKLLENEIRSLVQQRGEQDRRLLALGEELKKVEAKLLAAVREKTGLAANATTLERERAELKKVNEFLKNKVSADTTKKKINSLTMDLMEARNNLDSKNKELSVLQINTEGKLKVLETDLQAARDTVKTLKDRNKDLEDLHQVTKTQNQEMENENARLHAVIRELREEVRVLQGYLDTANDQIQDLRLKLQEKTHENTVAGSQVEKIKQLELELEQRITGLETTQDVLRQKEEEALTYQQELQASKEALLEAEKKLENQELELTSSQKSASDLEAQMKMANQEVEDSQATVRQQEAELSRLREVLRRTEKELDERVAHLEQRFLFSEEERSKTQEEGLRRVEELKTELNLLKEAKRDEKKKQIQLQQDNATLTEELTKEKALVDSLSVLLKQEREESDERLRQLKEEMEEVLGELAVLEEQEQSRQGVADRSQEALQRLQEENNLLERQLSDARARLDSKSNDVSALEEEHSAAMRKLQETHTNSLSKMADTVTELESTKEALRGAEERQKNLEAEVERVTQQMKEEMDKVIQQKEEEIKGVREGLEEHRERQFAEQKAREENARMLLEVQTRLAQKDEAMKAMEVSHAALISQLQQELQLQTKEKEEAMEQIEEQRGQNVTQLQNEREKAQKLLEEISHEKEEIMEQLLQEREEKVQFQRALQEDRGALEVERKDHQQVGLEVLRLQTELERIDEEKKSLLSQVELIDQSRLALENQLDTAEQDRNQLQSRLDEVEQEGVSFQAQLDLMEEKTQALHCELEEHRQDRRALQEQVEILTQEKVTLQWEMEEQRRDLQRQISEAQEKSSPSSETEHWKRQYDELFAKVGPFQEQLNAFAAERGALLNENGANQEELNKLADAYARLLGHQNQKQKIKHVSKLKDENISLKQEVTKLRSQVSRQKSDLEQLKSKLPGAPRRRFDPSKAFQHDKENRQTETTASRKEGNHYL; from the exons ATGTCTTTTTCAAGAGCTCCTTTGAAGAGGTTCAACGAGAACGTCG GTTGTGCCCCTCCACCCGGCCTCTATGAGATTAAACCTGGGGAGCTGAAGGGGGCTGCGTCCTTCGACAAATCTGATCGGTTTAAACCTGTTAAGGCGG CCGCTGCAGCCCCTATGCCACCTCCATCGCCCTCCAAGACTGCGCCCATGTCACCTTTCCGCAGGACTATGTCAGTCGACGGTCTT GTTGAGGGCTCAAGtgcaaagaaagagaagaatgGCATGACCATAGAAGCAAAGCAGCAGAAGCTCTTGGAGAATGAG ATCCGGTCCCTGGTTCAGCAGCGAGGGGAGCAGGACCGTCGCTTGCTGGCCCTGGGAGAGGAGCTAAAAAAGGTGGAGGCCAAGCTGCTGGCTGCAGTCAGGGAGAAGACGGGCCTCGCTGCCAATGCTACCACCCTTGAGAGAGAGCGAGCTGAGCTCAAGAAAGTCAATGAGTTCTTAAAGAACAAG GTTTCTGCTGacacaacaaaaaagaagatCAATTCCCTCACAATGGACCTGATGGAGGCCAGGAACAATTTGGATAGTAAAAACAAG GAGTTAAGTGTTCTCCAGATAAACACCGAAGGCAAACTGAAGGTGCTAGAAACAGACCTCCAAGCTGCCAGGGATACTGTCAAGACTCTAAAGGACAGAAATAAAGACTTGG AGGACCTCCATCAAGTGACGAAAACCCAGAATCAAGAGATGGAGAATGAGAATGCTAGGTTGCATG CTGTGATACGAGAACTGAGAGAGGAGGTCAGAGTCTTGCAGGGATACCTGGACACTGCCAATGACCAGATCCAG gatCTCCGCTTGAAGCTCCAAGAGAAGACACATGAGAATACTGTTGCAGGTTCTCAGGTGGAGAAAATAAA GCAACTGGAGCTTGAATTAGAACAACGCATTACTGGGCTTGAAACCACCCAAGATGTGCTGAGAcaaaaagaggaggaggcacTGACATACCAGCAAGAGCTGCAGGCATCAAAGGAAGCTTTATTGGAAGCGGAGAAGAAGTTGGAGAACCAAGAGCTTGAGCTTACATCTTCACAGAAGTCGGCGAGTGACTTGGAGGCACAAATGAAGATGGCCAACCAAGAAGTTGAAGACTCTCAAGCAACAGTTCGTCAGCAGGAGGCAGAGCTCTCTCGACTACGGGAGGTGCTCAGGAGGACGGAGAAGGAGCTGGATGAGAGAGTGGCGCATCTTGAACAGAGGTTTCTGTTctctgaggaggagagaa gCAAGACTCAGGAGGAGGGGCTGAGGAGAGTGGAGGAGTTAAAGACAGAGCTCAACCTGTTAAAGGAGGCAAAaagagatgagaaaaagaaacagattcaGCTCCAGCAAGACAATGCTACTCTTACTGAGGAACTGACAAAAGAAAAg GCACTTGTAGACTccctgtctgtgctgctgaagcaggagagggaggagtCTGATGAGCGGTTGAGACAGCTgaaagaggagatggaggaagtGCTGGGGGAACTGGCTGTTTTAGAGGAACAAGAGCAGAGTAGGCAAGGGGTGGCGGACAGGAGTCAGGAGGCCCTCCAGAGGCTGCAGGAAGAAAACAACCTGCTGGAGAGACAGCTGAGTGATGCCAGGGCACGTTTGGACAG TAAGAGCAATGATGTGTCAGCTTTGGAAGAAGAACATTCAGCTGCCATGAGAAAACTccaagagacacacacaaactcgcTGAGCAAAATGGCAGACACTGTCACAGAACTGGAAAG CACCAAAGAGGCTCTgaggggagcagaggagagacagaaaaacctGGAAGCGGAGGTGGAGAGAGTGACCCAGcagatgaaggaggagatggaCAAAGTGATTcaacagaaggaggaggagatcaAGGGAGTGAGGGAGGGGTTAGAGGAGCACCGGGAGAGACAGTTTGCCGAACAGAAAGCCAGGGAGGAGAATGCAAG AATGTTGCTAGAGGTGCAGACTCGACTTGCACAAAAAGATGAGGCGATGAAGGCCATGGAGGTGAGCCACGCTGCTCTGATCAGTCAGCTACAGCAGGAGCTACAGCtgcagacaaaagaaaaagaagaggcaATGGAGCAAATAGAGGAACAGAGAGGCCAGAATGTTACTCAGCTCCAAAATGAGAGGGAAAAAGCCCAGAAATTGCTTGAGGAGATCAGCCAcgaaaaagaggaaataatggAACAACTCCTacaagaaagagaagagaaagttCAATTTCAGAGAGCCCTTCAAGAGGATAGAGGAGCATTGGAGGTTGAAAGGAAAGACCACCAGCAGGTCGGGTTAGAGGTGCTCAGACTGCAGACTGAGCTTGAGAGAATAGATGAGGAAAAGAAGAGTCTTCTGTCTCAAGTAGAACTCATAGACCAGTCCAGGCTTGCGCTTGAAAATCAACTGGACACGGCAGAGCAGGACAGAAATCAGCTTCAGTCTCGCCTAGATGAAGTTGAGCAAGAGGGTGTGAGCTTTCAGGCCCAATTAGACCTTATGGAGGAGAAGACACAGGCTCTGCATTGCGAGCTGGAAGAACATAGACAAGACAGGCGAGCTCTGCAGGAGCAGGTGGAGATACTGACTCAGGAGAAGGTAACACTGCAGTGGGAGATGGAGGAGCAACGGCGAGATCTCCAAAGACAAATAAGTGAAGCACAGGAGAAGAG CTCCCCAAGCTCAGAGACGGAACACTGGAAGAGACAGTATGATGAGCTGTTTGCTAAAGTTGGACCCTTCCAG GAACAGCTCAATGCGTTTGCTGCAGAACGAGGTGCTCTACTCAATGAAAATGGAGCAAACCAGGAGGAGTTAAACAAGTTGGCCGACGCTTACGCTCGTCTACTGGGTCACCAGAACCAGAAGCAGAAGATCAAACATGTTTCAAAGCTGAAAGATGAGAACATCTCCCTGAAACAG GAGGTGACTAAGCTTCGCTCCCAGGTGAGCCGGCAGAAGAGTGATCTGGAGCAGCTGAAGTCAAAGCTCCCCGGTGCTCCTCGCCGCAGGTTTGATCCCAGCAAAGCTTTCCAACATGATAAGGAGAACAGGCAAACTGAGACAACTGCATCTCGTAAAGAAG GAAATCATTATCTGTAA
- the cyfip2 gene encoding cytoplasmic FMR1-interacting protein 2, with product MTTHVTLEDALSNVDLLEELPLPDQQPCIEPPPSSIMYQANFDTNFEDRNAFVTGIARYIEQATVHSSMNEMLEEGHEYAVMLYTWRSCSRAIPQVKCNEQPNRVEIYEKTVEVLEPEVTKLMKFMYFQRKAIERFCSEVKRLCHAERRKDFVSEAYLLTLGKFINMFAVLDELKNMKCSVKNDHSAYKRAAQFLRKMADPQSIQESQNLSMFLANHNRITQCLHQQLEVIPGYEELLADIVNICVDYYENKMYLTPSEKHMLLKVMGFGLYLMDGNVSNIYKLDAKKRINLSKIDKFFKLQVVPLFGDMQIELSRYIETSAHYEENKSKWTCTQSSISPQYNLCEQMVQIREDHIRFISELARYSNSEVVTGSGLDSQKSDEEYRELFDLALRGLQLLSKWSTHVMEVYSWKLVHPTDKFCNKDCPGTAEEYERATRYNYTSEEKFALVEVIAMIKGLQVLMGRMESVFNQAIRNTIYAALQDFAQMTLREPLRQAVRKKKNVLISVLQAIRKTVCDWEGAREPPNDPCLRGEKDPKGGFDIKVPRRAVGPSSTQLYMVRTMLESLIADKSGSKKTLRSSLDGPIVVAIEDFHKQSFFFTHLLNFSEALQQCCDLSQLWFREFFLELTMGRRIQFPIEMSMPWILTDHILETKEPSMMEYVLYPLDLYNDSGYYALTKFKKQFLYDEIEAEVNLCFDQFVYKLADQIFAYYKAMAGSVLLDKRFRAECKNYGVIIPYPPSNRYETLLKQRHVQLLGRSIDLNRLITQRISAAMYKSLDHAISRFESEDLTSIVELEWLLEINRLTHRLLSKHMTLDSFDAMFREANHNVSAPYGRITLHVFWELNFDFLPNYCYNGSTNRFVRTAIPFTQEPQRDKPANVQPYYLYGSKPLNIAYSHIYSSYRNFVGPPHFKTICRLLGYQGIAVVMEELLKIVKSLLQGTILQYVKTLIEVMPKICRLPRHEYGSPGILEFFHHQLKDIIEYAELKTDVFQSLREVGNAILFCLLIEQALSQEEVCDLLHAAPFQNILPRVYIKEGERLEVRMKRLEAKYAPLHLVPLIERLGTPQQIAIAREGDLLTKERLCCGLSMFEVILTRIRSFLQDGVWRGPPPTNGVMHVDECMEFHRLWSAMQFVYCIPVGTHEFTAEQCFGDGLNWAGCAIIVLLGQQRRFDLFDFCYHLLKVQRQDGKDEIIKNVPLKKMADRIRKYQILNNEIFAILNKYMKAVETDSSTVEHVRCFQPPIHQSLATTC from the exons GACCCACGTGACCCTGGAGGATGCCCTGTCCAATGTGGACCTGCTGGAGGAGCTGCCCCTCCCAGACCAGCAGCCATGCATTGaaccccctccctcctctatTATGTACCAg GCCAATTTTGACACCAACTTTGAAGACAGGAATGCATTTGTGACCGGCATCGCCCGTTATATAGAGCAAGCTACAGTCCACTCCAGCATG AATGAGATGCTGGAGGAAGGACATGAGTATGCTGTGATGCTTTATACCTGGAGAAGCTGCTCCAGAGCCATTCCCCAG GTGAAATGCAATGAACAGCCCAACAGAGTGGAGATCTATGAGAAAACTGTTGAGGTGCTAGAACCTGAAGTGACCAAGCTCATGAAGTTCATGTACTTCCAG CGTAAAGctattgaacgtttctgcagcGAAGTGAAGCGTCTGTGCCACGCCGAGAGAAGGAAAGACTTTGTATCCGAGGCCTATCTGCTCACTCTGGGCAAATTTATCAACATGTTTGCTGTACTGGACGAACTGAAGAACATGAAGTGTAGCGTCAAGAATGATCACTCTGCCTATAAAAG GGCAGCTCAGTTCCTGAGGAAGATGGCCGACCCTCAATCCATCCAGGAGTCCCAGAATCTCTCCATGTTTTTAGCCAACCACAACAGGATCACTCAG tGCCTGCACCAACAGTTGGAGGTGATTCCTGGGTACGAGGAACTTTTGGCAGACATCGTCAACATCTGTGTCGACTATTATGAGAACAAGATGTATTTGACACCCAGTGAGAAACACATGCTGCTCAAG gtgatGGGGTTCGGTCTGTACCTGATGGATGGGAACGTGAGTAATATCTACAAACTTGACGCCAAAAAGAGGATCAACCTGAGCAAGATTGACAAGTTCTTCAAA cttcaAGTGGTGCCACTATTTGGAGACATGCAGATTGAGTTGTCACGCTACATTGAGACGAGTGCTCACTACGAAGAAAATAAATCCAA GTGGACGTGCACCCAGAGCAGCATCTCACCACAGTACAACCTGTGTGAGCAGATGGTTCAGATCAGGGAGGACCACATCCGTTTCATCTCTGAGCTGGCGCGCTACAGCAACAGTGAGGTGGTGACGGGCTCGGGCCTGGACAGCCAGAAGTCAGACGAGGAGTATAGAGAGCTTTTTGACCTGGCGCTGAGGGGTCTGCAGCTGCTGTCCAAGTGGAGCACGCATGTCATGGAAGTT TACTCATGGAAGCTGGTCCACCCCACGGATAAATTCTGTAACAAGGACTGTCCAGGCACAGCGGAGGAGTATGAACGAGCCACACGTTACAATTACACCAGTGAGGAGAAGTTTGCCCTGGTGGAGGTCATTGCCATGATCAAAGGGCTGCAG GTTCTGATGGGCCGAATGGAGTCAGTGTTTAACCAGGCCATCAGGAACACCATCTACGCAGCGCTGCAGGACTTTGCCCAGATGACCCTTAGGGAGCCTCTACGCCAGGCTGTACGCAAGAAGAAGAACGTCCTCATTAG tgTTCTCCAGGCCATTCGAAAGACCGTCTGTGACTGGGAGGGGGCGAGAGAACCTCCAAATGACCCCTGTCTGAGGGGAGAGAAGGACCCTAAAGGTGGTTTTGATATCAAGGTGCCCCGCAGAGCTGTAGGACCCTCCAGCACACAG CTGTACATGGTGCGCACCATGCTGGAATCATTGATAGCGGACAAGAGTGGCTCTAAGAAGACCCTGCGCAGCAGTCTGGATGGACCCATAGTGGTGGCCATAGAAGACTTCCACAAACAATCCTTCTTCTTCACACACCTGCTCAACTTCAGCG AGGCCCTGCAGCAGTGCTGTGATCTGTCCCAACTGTGGTTTAGAGAGTTTTTCCTGGAGCTGACCATGGGTCGCAGAATCCAGTTCCCCATCGAGATGTCCATGCCCTGGATCCTCACCGATCACATCCTTGAGACCAAGGAGCCCTCCATGATGGA GTATGTGCTGTATCCTCTAGACTTGTACAATGACAGTGGCTACTACGCTCTCACCAAGTTCAAGAAACAGTTCCTTTATGATGAAATCGAGGCTGAG GTAAACCTCTGCTTCGATCAGTTTGTCTACAAGTTAGCAGATCAGATATTTGCCTACTACAAAGCAATGGCTGGAAG TGTCCTCCTAGATAAGCGCTTCAGAGCAGAGTGTAAAAACTATGGTGTAATCATCCCGTACCCTCCATCAAACCGCTACGAGACGCTGCTCAAACAGAGACACGTACAG CTGCTAGGTCGCTCTATTGACCTGAACCGTCTGATCACCCAGAGGATCTCTGCAGCGATGTACAAGTCTCTGGACCATGCCATCAGCCGCTTTGAGAGCGAGGACCTCACCTCCATAGTG GAGTTGGAGTGGCTGCTGGAGATCAACAGACTCACCCACCGGCTCCTGTCCAAGCACATGACTCTGGACAGCTTTGACGCCATGTTCCGCGAAGCCAATCACAATGTCTCTGCTCCCTATGGAAGAATCACACTCCATGTCTTCTGGGAGCTCAACTTCGATTTCCTCCCCAACTACTGCTACAATGGGTCCACAAACCG ctTTGTACGTACAGCCATTCCCTTCACCCAGGAGCCTCAAAGAGACAAGCCAGCCAATGTGCAGCCTTACTACCTGTATGGGTCCAAG CCTCTGAACATCGCCTACTCCCACATATACAGCTCCTACAGAAACTTTGTTGGCCCGCCTCACTTCAAGACCATCTGCCGTCTCCTTGGTTACCAAGGCATTGCTGTAGtgatggaggagctgctcaAGATTGTCAAGAGCCTG TTACAGGGCACCATACTGCAGTATGTCAAAACACTGATAGAAGTCATGCCCAAAATCTGCCGCCTACCGCGCCATGAGTACGGCTCCCCAG GTATCCTGGAGTTCTTCCACCATCAGCTCAAGGATATCATTGAGTATGCTGAGCTGAAGACAGATGTCTTCCAGAGCTTAAGGGAAGTGGGAAACGCTATCCTCTTCTGCCTGCTAATCGAGCAAGCTCTG TCACAGGAGGAAGTGTGTGACCTGCTTCATGCCGCCCCCTTCCAGAACATTCTGCCCAGAGTCTACATcaaag AGGGAGAGCGTCTGGAGGTGAGGATGAAAAGGCTGGAAGCAAAGTACGCCCCGCTCCACCTTGTGCCTCTAATTGAGAGGTTGGGAACCCCACAG CAAATTGCCATTGCCCGTGAGGGGGACCTGCTGACCAAAGAACGTCTGTGCTGCGGCCTTTCCATGTTTGAGGTCATCCTGACGCGCATCCGCAGTTTCCTGCAGGACGGCGTGTGGCGTGGGCCTCCGCCCACCAACGGTGTGATGCATGTTGACGAGTGTATGGAGTTCCACCGCCTGTGGAGTGCCATGCAGTTTGTCTACTGCATCCCCGTTGGCACACACGAGTTCACAGCAGA GCAGTGCTTTGGCGATGGGCTGAACTGGGCTGGCTGTGCCATCATTGTGCTGCTGGGACAGCAGCGCCGTTTCGACCTCTTTGACTTCTGCTACCACCTGCTCAAAGTCCAAAGACAGGATGGCAAAGATGAGATCATCAAAAATGTG CCCCTGAAGAAGATGGCCGACCGCATTAGGAAGTACCAGATCCTCAACAACGAGATCTTTGCCATCCTCAACAAGTACATGAAGGCCGTGGAGACGGACAGTTCCACCGTGGAGCACGTTCGCTGCTTCCAGCCTCCTATACACCAATCCCTGGCTACCACCTGTTGA